The following are from one region of the Odontesthes bonariensis isolate fOdoBon6 chromosome 16, fOdoBon6.hap1, whole genome shotgun sequence genome:
- the vkorc1l1 gene encoding vitamin K epoxide reductase complex subunit 1-like protein 1 has translation MAAPVLRVSTPRWERIARLLVCLLGILLSLYAFHVEREKGRDASYKAMCDISSSISCSKVFSSRWGRGFGLLGSIFGNESALNQPNSVYGIVFYAFQLLLGMTVSAMAALFLMTTSILSVVGSLYLGYILYFVLKDFCVICITTYVLNFILFMLNYKRLVYLNEAWKQQLQAKED, from the exons ATGGCGGCGCCCGTCCTGAGAGTGTCCACCCCTCGGTGGGAAAGAATAGCTCGGCTTCTCGTCTGCCTGTTAGGCATACTGTTGTCTCTATATGCTTTTCACGTCGAGAGGGAAAAGGGACGGGATGCGAGTTATAAGGCCATGTGCGacatcagcagctccatcagctgCTCGAAAGTGTTCAGCTCAAG GTGGGGTCGAGGATTTGGACTCTTGGGCTCAATTTTTGGAAATGAGAGTGCACTGAACCAACCCAACAGTGTCTATGGGATTGTCTTTTATGCCTTTCAGCTCCTACTAG GAATGACTGTCAGTGCAATGGCCGCCCTTTTTCTCATGACGACATCCATCTTGTCGGTGGTGGGTTCGCTCTACCTGGGCTACATCCTCTACTTTGTCCTTAAGGACTTCTGCGTCATCTGCATCACCACATACGTGCTGAACTTCATTCTCTTTATGCTCAACTACAAGCGCCTGGTTTACTTGAATGAGGCCTGGAAGCAGCAGCTCCAGGCCAAGGAGGACTAA
- the LOC142401940 gene encoding carbonic anhydrase 4-like: MAKPVEIPHLRTISGGDLPATYKAVQFHLHWGNKGGPGSEHTIDGEQYPMELHIVHMKTKFKSLTTALRDKEGVAVLGFFFERSNSANRKYDAIITSLQSIKAPNSKTTLPSISLAQLIPSEQNMTSYYRYKGSLTTPGCTEAVIWTVFENPIPLSLEQLKAFSELQFRFCKPMVDNFRPVQPLNGRNVYRSCGAGIHAEVQGSHTCCSSLRQKTKVFRGRLCERCCKGSISIHACLVKH; encoded by the exons ATGGCCAAACCG GTTGAAATTCCTCATCTCAGAACCATCTCAGGCGGAGACCTGCCAGCTACCTACAAGGCTGTGCAGTTCCACCTGCACTGGGGCAACAAAGGAGGGCCCGGTTCTGAACACACTATCGACGGGGAGCAGTATCCCATGGAG CTGCACATCGTTCACATGAAGACCAAATTCAAGTCTCTCACAACAGCACTGAGAGATAAAGAGGGGGTCGCAGTTCTTGGATTTTTCTTTGAG AGGTCCAACAGTGCAAACCGAAAGTACGACGCCATCATCACTTCACTGCAAAGCATAAAAGCACCAA ACAGCAAGACGACTCTGCCCTCCATCTCACTGGCACAGTTGATCCCATCTGAGCAGAACATGACCTCCTACTACCGTTACAAGGGTTCTCTCACCACCCCAGGGTGCACTGAGGCTGTGATTTGGACTGTGTTTGAGAACCCCATCCCTCTGAGCTTGGAGCAG CTCAAAGCATTCTCTGAGCTCCAGTTCCGTTTTTGCAAGCCGATGGTGGATAACTTCAGGCCCGTCCAGCCCCTCAACGGCCGGAATGTGTACCGCTCATGCGGTGCCGGGATCCACGCCGAAGTGCAGGGATCACACACCTGCTGTTCCTCcttgagacaaaaaacaaaggtGTTTCGAGGAAGGCTTTGTGAAAGGTGCTGTAAGGGTTCGATCAGCATTCATGCATGCCTAGTGAAGCACTAA